A genomic region of Anaerobaca lacustris contains the following coding sequences:
- a CDS encoding flagellar biosynthetic protein FliQ has protein sequence MDSSFVLYLGRHTLETALLLSAPILITCMAVGIIITLLQAITSIRDMTLTIVPKLLAVSVVGMAFGSWMLQIALRFTAEIFAQIENIRH, from the coding sequence ATGGATAGCAGTTTCGTGCTTTATCTGGGAAGGCATACGCTGGAAACCGCGCTGCTTCTGTCGGCGCCAATCCTGATTACGTGCATGGCCGTGGGCATCATCATCACTCTGCTCCAGGCGATCACGTCCATCCGGGACATGACCCTGACCATCGTTCCGAAGCTGCTGGCCGTCTCCGTAGTCGGCATGGCATTTGGCAGTTGGATGCTCCAGATCGCGTTGCGATTCACGGCCGAAATCTTCGCCCAGATCGAGAACATCAGGCACTGA
- the fliP gene encoding flagellar type III secretion system pore protein FliP (The bacterial flagellar biogenesis protein FliP forms a type III secretion system (T3SS)-type pore required for flagellar assembly.) yields MASTRIRLIALSLVGLAMSAVSYGQIITPIAPLELPETESDVMDISPSGNVPSLGDLATLLDKATAQETEGKEWSTPVRLVIIFSGLAILPSLLVMTTSFTRIVIVLSFVRRALSTQTIPPTVAVIGLALFLTLYTMAPTYSKVNTEAIQPYLADQISFAAATDSAAGCLKEFMLRQSRRSDLALFLEMAKASPPATAMDIPLHIVIPAFIISEFRTAFEIGCLLFIPFLLIDMVIASVLLSAGMMMLPPVMISLPFKLILFILVDGWGLLAKSLSLGFQ; encoded by the coding sequence ATGGCTTCGACCCGAATCAGGCTGATCGCCCTATCGCTGGTCGGGCTGGCGATGAGCGCCGTCTCATACGGCCAGATCATCACCCCAATCGCGCCTCTGGAGTTGCCCGAGACGGAATCCGATGTGATGGATATTTCGCCCTCGGGCAATGTCCCGAGCCTCGGCGATCTGGCAACCCTTCTTGACAAAGCAACTGCCCAGGAGACCGAGGGCAAGGAATGGTCCACGCCCGTCAGGCTGGTCATCATCTTCAGCGGCCTGGCAATCCTGCCCAGCTTGCTGGTCATGACGACCTCCTTCACGCGAATCGTGATCGTGCTGTCGTTCGTCCGTCGGGCCCTGAGCACACAGACCATACCGCCGACAGTCGCCGTCATCGGTCTGGCCCTCTTTCTGACACTCTATACGATGGCGCCGACCTACTCCAAGGTCAACACGGAGGCGATCCAGCCCTACCTGGCCGACCAGATCAGTTTCGCCGCGGCGACGGACAGCGCAGCCGGGTGCCTCAAGGAGTTCATGTTGCGTCAGAGCCGCCGAAGCGATCTGGCGCTCTTTCTTGAGATGGCCAAGGCCTCCCCCCCCGCCACGGCAATGGACATTCCGCTTCACATCGTCATCCCGGCCTTCATCATCAGCGAGTTCCGAACCGCCTTTGAGATCGGCTGCCTGCTGTTCATCCCGTTCCTGCTGATCGACATGGTCATCGCCAGCGTGCTGCTCAGCGCGGGAATGATGATGCTCCCCCCCGTGATGATCTCGCTGCCGTTCAAGCTGATCCTGTTCATCCTGGTCGATGGGTGGGGATTGCTGGCCAAGAGCCTCAGTCTCGGATTTCAATGA
- a CDS encoding FliO/MopB family protein, with product MSDRRKKIAAMFAVVVVAGGLVGLAARATDREAGAAPTPQAQRTVFDGPSLTHQGSEPSGSLGSTELFFRMMLSILLVVGLGVGALYLSKKVLPRVTKACGKEIRVIETTYLGPRKALHLVEIGGQRLLIGSTNESIVTLADVGDAWLDLSKQDINNSVSA from the coding sequence GTGAGCGACAGAAGAAAGAAGATCGCAGCGATGTTCGCCGTGGTCGTCGTTGCCGGCGGCCTGGTCGGGTTGGCCGCCCGCGCGACCGATCGGGAAGCGGGGGCCGCCCCTACACCCCAGGCGCAGCGCACCGTGTTCGACGGGCCCAGTCTGACCCACCAGGGTTCCGAACCATCGGGGAGTCTTGGGAGCACCGAGCTGTTCTTCCGGATGATGCTCTCGATCCTGCTGGTGGTCGGTCTGGGCGTCGGGGCCCTGTACCTGTCCAAGAAGGTGCTTCCCCGCGTCACAAAGGCGTGCGGCAAGGAGATTCGGGTCATCGAGACCACCTACCTCGGACCGCGCAAGGCGCTCCATCTCGTGGAGATCGGCGGCCAGAGGCTGTTGATCGGCAGCACCAACGAGAGCATTGTCACGCTGGCCGACGTCGGCGATGCCTGGCTGGACCTGTCCAAGCAGGACATCAACAATTCGGTGAGTGCGTAG
- a CDS encoding flagellar motor protein MotB: MRSRSQPPQEEKQKVPAYIVTFSDMVTLLLTFFVLLLTLAQVQDPDLFNQGRDSFWESIHLCGLGVLLGSEAKADLGAPITRYLTTDPQVTEDRTLDEYREMLRQAFERLRQSTTTLPSQIVGHRLNFSITPIKFSPGEALLSDESRRYLEKYCIDLQQNLRAETCTLYVLGLAGDEATQMQQWTLSARRAEAVARFLREELARHASRPSGTPPAADRSPWRILCWGAGPGGHWAGQDRPDPGRSQILIAMLRSGS, from the coding sequence TTGAGATCGCGCAGCCAGCCGCCACAGGAAGAAAAACAGAAGGTCCCGGCCTACATCGTCACCTTCTCCGATATGGTGACGTTGTTGCTGACGTTCTTCGTGCTGCTGCTGACACTGGCTCAGGTGCAAGACCCGGACCTCTTCAATCAGGGTCGCGATTCGTTCTGGGAATCGATCCATCTCTGCGGGCTTGGCGTCCTTCTGGGCAGCGAGGCAAAGGCAGACTTGGGCGCCCCCATCACCCGATACCTCACGACGGACCCTCAGGTGACCGAGGATCGAACGCTCGACGAGTACCGTGAGATGCTCCGTCAGGCCTTCGAGCGCCTCCGCCAATCCACGACCACGCTGCCGTCTCAAATCGTCGGGCACCGCCTCAACTTCTCGATCACGCCCATCAAATTCAGCCCGGGAGAGGCCCTTCTCAGCGACGAATCCCGCCGATATCTAGAGAAATACTGCATCGACCTGCAACAGAACCTCCGTGCGGAGACCTGTACGCTGTACGTGCTGGGGCTGGCCGGCGACGAAGCGACCCAAATGCAGCAGTGGACGCTCTCGGCCCGCCGGGCGGAAGCTGTGGCCCGGTTCCTCCGAGAGGAACTGGCACGCCACGCCAGCCGGCCCTCTGGAACGCCGCCGGCTGCAGATCGCTCACCATGGCGTATCCTGTGCTGGGGCGCCGGTCCGGGCGGCCACTGGGCCGGGCAGGATCGCCCTGACCCCGGACGGTCGCAGATCCTCATCGCCATGTTGCGATCCGGCTCCTGA